One genomic region from Listeria monocytogenes encodes:
- the spoVG gene encoding septation regulator SpoVG has protein sequence MEITDVRLRRVETDGRMKAISSITIDGEFVIHDIRVIDGNEGLFVAMPSKRTPDGEFRDIAHPINSGTRAKIQEAVLAAYEVADEPAVNEESSADESIVEEN, from the coding sequence ATGGAGATTACAGATGTGAGATTACGACGTGTTGAGACAGATGGGAGAATGAAAGCTATTTCTTCAATAACGATTGACGGTGAGTTTGTTATTCACGACATTCGTGTCATCGATGGCAACGAGGGATTGTTCGTAGCTATGCCTAGTAAACGTACGCCGGATGGTGAGTTTAGAGATATCGCTCATCCAATTAACTCAGGCACCCGTGCAAAAATTCAAGAAGCCGTTTTAGCTGCTTATGAAGTAGCGGACGAACCAGCAGTAAACGAAGAAAGTTCTGCAGACGAAAGTATTGTAGAAGAAAACTAA
- the spoVG gene encoding septation regulator SpoVG: MQVTDVRLRRVETDGRMRAIASITLDEEFVVHDIRVIDGNNGLFVAMPSKRGVDGEFRDIAHPINSDTRAKIQEVVLAEYERVGEEEATAVTEEESESVSAE, from the coding sequence ATGCAAGTAACAGATGTGAGATTACGTCGTGTAGAAACTGATGGAAGAATGAGAGCGATTGCTTCAATCACTTTAGATGAGGAATTTGTAGTTCATGATATTCGCGTTATTGATGGGAATAACGGTTTATTCGTAGCTATGCCAAGTAAACGTGGTGTTGACGGTGAATTCCGTGATATCGCTCACCCAATTAATTCCGACACTCGTGCAAAAATTCAAGAAGTAGTTTTAGCTGAATATGAGCGCGTTGGTGAAGAAGAAGCGACTGCGGTAACAGAAGAAGAATCTGAATCCGTTTCTGCTGAATAA
- the glmU gene encoding bifunctional UDP-N-acetylglucosamine diphosphorylase/glucosamine-1-phosphate N-acetyltransferase GlmU: MSKRYAVVLAAGQGTRMKSKLYKVLHPVCGKPMVEHVVDQISTLNVDKVVTIVGHGAEKVQEHLAGKSEFVKQDEQLGTAHAVLQAKAELAGKDGVTLVVCGDTPLIEASTMEALLKYHHEKRAKATILTTVIEDPTGYGRIIRDDLGIVEKIVEHKDATEKEQRISEINTGTYCFDNKALFEALENVSNDNVQGEYYLPDVIKILKDSDEVVAAYRMESFEESLGVNDRIALAEASKLMQRRINENHMRNGVTLVNPESTYIDIDVKIGQDTVIEPGVMLRGKTVIGDDCVVTSGSEIVNSVIGERVHVRTSSIFESKVGDDVQIGPYAHLRPESDIHDHVKIGNYVETKKAVVGEGTKLPHFIYMGDAEIGKNVNVGCGSIAVNYDGKNKAKTIIGDNVFVGCNSNLIAPVKVGDRAFIAAGSTITKDVPEDALGIARAKQDNKLGYAKHLNHGK; this comes from the coding sequence ATGTCAAAACGATATGCTGTAGTGCTTGCTGCTGGCCAAGGCACACGGATGAAATCAAAACTTTATAAAGTATTGCATCCTGTTTGTGGAAAACCAATGGTCGAACATGTAGTAGATCAAATTTCAACGCTTAATGTTGATAAAGTGGTTACGATTGTAGGTCATGGAGCTGAGAAAGTACAAGAGCATTTAGCAGGTAAAAGCGAGTTTGTAAAACAAGATGAACAACTTGGAACGGCACATGCGGTACTTCAAGCGAAAGCAGAACTTGCAGGTAAAGACGGTGTGACTCTAGTTGTTTGTGGGGACACACCTTTAATCGAAGCTAGCACGATGGAAGCTTTACTTAAATATCACCACGAAAAACGTGCAAAAGCAACTATTCTTACAACAGTTATTGAAGATCCTACAGGTTACGGTCGTATTATTCGTGATGACCTAGGCATTGTAGAAAAAATCGTAGAACATAAAGATGCAACAGAAAAAGAACAACGTATTTCAGAAATTAACACTGGAACATATTGCTTTGACAATAAAGCTCTTTTTGAAGCGTTAGAGAATGTTTCTAACGATAATGTGCAAGGAGAATATTACTTACCAGATGTTATTAAAATTTTAAAAGATTCGGATGAAGTCGTTGCGGCTTACAGAATGGAGTCTTTCGAAGAGTCACTTGGAGTGAACGACCGAATTGCCCTAGCTGAAGCGTCCAAATTAATGCAACGTCGAATTAACGAAAATCATATGCGTAATGGCGTAACGCTTGTTAATCCTGAAAGCACGTATATTGATATAGATGTAAAAATTGGTCAAGATACAGTAATTGAACCTGGAGTTATGCTTCGTGGGAAAACTGTAATCGGCGATGATTGTGTGGTTACAAGTGGCTCGGAAATCGTAAACAGTGTTATCGGTGAAAGAGTGCATGTTAGAACTTCTTCCATTTTCGAAAGTAAAGTTGGAGATGACGTTCAAATTGGTCCATATGCCCACCTAAGACCAGAATCTGACATTCACGATCATGTGAAAATCGGAAATTACGTCGAAACGAAAAAAGCAGTTGTTGGTGAAGGAACTAAATTACCACATTTCATTTATATGGGAGATGCGGAAATTGGTAAAAACGTCAATGTTGGTTGCGGAAGTATTGCTGTTAATTATGATGGCAAAAACAAAGCTAAAACCATTATTGGTGATAATGTCTTTGTAGGTTGTAATTCAAACCTGATTGCACCTGTCAAAGTGGGCGACCGAGCTTTCATAGCCGCTGGTTCCACAATTACAAAAGATGTTCCTGAAGATGCGCTAGGTATTGCTCGCGCGAAACAAGACAACAAACTTGGTTATGCGAAACATTTGAATCATGGTAAATAA
- a CDS encoding ribose-phosphate diphosphokinase, which produces MSNEYFDPKLKIFSLNSNRELAEEIAKEVGIELGKSSVTHFSDGEIQINIEESIRGCHVYVIQSTSNPVNQNLMELLIMIDALKRASAATINIVMPYYGYARQDRKARSREPITAKLVANLIETAGATRMITLDMHAPQIQGFFDIPIDHLNAVRLLSDYFSERHLGDDLVVVSPDHGGVTRARKMADRLKAPIAIIDKRRPRPNVAEVMNIVGNVEGKVCIIIDDIIDTAGTITLAAKALREAGATKVYACCSHPVLSGPAMKRIEESPIEKLVVTNSIALPEEKWIDKMEQLSVAALLGEAIVRVHENASVSSLFE; this is translated from the coding sequence ATGTCAAACGAGTATTTTGATCCAAAGTTGAAGATTTTCTCGCTAAATTCTAATCGTGAACTAGCTGAAGAGATTGCGAAAGAAGTAGGTATTGAGTTAGGGAAATCAAGTGTTACTCATTTTAGTGATGGAGAAATCCAAATTAACATTGAAGAAAGTATCCGTGGTTGTCATGTATATGTTATTCAATCAACGAGTAATCCTGTAAACCAGAATTTAATGGAACTTTTGATCATGATTGATGCGTTGAAACGCGCTTCCGCAGCAACAATTAATATTGTTATGCCTTATTATGGTTATGCACGTCAAGACCGTAAAGCAAGAAGTCGTGAACCAATCACAGCGAAATTAGTAGCAAACTTAATCGAAACTGCTGGTGCAACAAGAATGATTACACTTGATATGCATGCACCGCAAATCCAAGGTTTCTTTGATATTCCAATTGATCACTTGAATGCAGTTCGCCTTCTAAGTGACTATTTCAGCGAACGTCATTTGGGTGATGATCTAGTAGTGGTTTCACCTGACCATGGTGGAGTTACTCGTGCCCGTAAAATGGCTGATCGTTTGAAAGCGCCGATTGCTATTATTGATAAACGTCGTCCGCGTCCAAACGTGGCTGAAGTAATGAACATCGTTGGTAATGTAGAAGGAAAAGTTTGTATTATTATTGATGATATCATTGATACAGCTGGAACAATCACACTTGCTGCTAAAGCATTGCGTGAAGCTGGCGCAACAAAAGTTTACGCATGTTGTTCGCACCCAGTTCTTTCAGGTCCGGCTATGAAACGTATTGAAGAATCGCCAATCGAAAAATTAGTTGTTACAAACTCCATCGCTCTTCCAGAAGAAAAATGGATTGACAAAATGGAACAACTATCTGTTGCAGCTCTTCTTGGTGAAGCAATCGTACGCGTTCATGAAAATGCTTCTGTAAGTTCTTTATTCGAATAA
- the plcA gene encoding phosphatidylinositol-specific phospholipase C: MYKIYLRRTLVLVLCFILCFFTFPLGGKAYSLNNWNKPIKNSVTTKQWMSALPDTTNLAALSIPGTHDTMSYNGDMTWTLTKPLAQTQTMSLYQQLEAGIRYIDIRAKDNLKIYHGPIYLNASLSGVLETITQFLKKNPKETIIMRLKDEQNSNDSFDYRIQPLINIYKDYFYTTPRTDTSNKIPTLKDVRGKILLLSENHTKKPLVINSRKFGMQFGAPNQVIQDDYNGPSVKTKFKEIVQTAYQASKADNKLFLNHISATSLTFTPRQYAAALNNKVEQFVLNLTSEKVRGLGILIMDFPEKQTIKNIIKNNKFN, encoded by the coding sequence TTGTATAAGATTTATTTACGACGCACATTAGTTTTAGTACTCTGTTTTATTTTATGCTTTTTTACTTTCCCATTAGGCGGGAAAGCATATTCGCTTAATAACTGGAATAAGCCAATAAAGAACTCTGTAACTACAAAACAATGGATGTCCGCTCTACCTGACACAACAAACCTAGCAGCGCTCTCTATACCAGGTACACACGATACGATGAGCTATAACGGAGACATGACGTGGACATTAACCAAACCACTGGCTCAAACGCAAACGATGTCATTGTATCAACAATTAGAAGCAGGAATACGGTACATCGATATTAGAGCAAAGGACAATCTCAAAATTTACCATGGGCCAATTTATTTAAATGCATCACTTTCAGGTGTATTAGAAACGATTACTCAATTTTTAAAGAAAAATCCAAAAGAAACCATTATTATGCGTTTAAAAGACGAGCAAAACAGCAACGATAGTTTTGATTATCGGATCCAACCACTAATCAACATTTATAAAGATTATTTTTACACTACTCCCAGAACTGACACGAGCAATAAAATCCCTACATTAAAAGATGTCCGCGGAAAAATATTATTACTTTCAGAGAACCACACAAAAAAGCCATTAGTCATTAACTCACGCAAATTCGGCATGCAGTTCGGCGCACCTAACCAAGTAATTCAAGATGACTACAATGGTCCGAGTGTGAAAACAAAATTCAAAGAGATTGTCCAGACTGCTTATCAAGCTTCCAAAGCGGACAATAAACTTTTTCTTAACCATATTAGCGCCACTTCATTAACATTCACACCTCGTCAGTATGCTGCAGCATTAAACAACAAAGTAGAGCAATTCGTACTCAACTTAACATCGGAAAAAGTTCGAGGATTAGGCATACTAATCATGGACTTCCCCGAAAAACAAACAATTAAAAACATCATAAAAAACAATAAATTCAACTAA
- the mpl gene encoding zinc metalloproteinase Mpl: MKSKLICIIMVIAFQAHFTMTVKADSVGEEKLQNNTQAKKTPADLKALPDSCEAKDFYKNFKILDMTKDKLGVTHYTLALSSGGYLTDNDEIKVHVTPDNKITFINGDLQQGQLRITNQIKITEKNAIEKAFEAIGQSEAHVKSYVGNPVKEKEIILNSRTKRLVYNIKLIFAEPEVASWIVQVDAETGAILKKQNMLSEVERADTHKDFQALGKGANRLLQRPLHVMKINDLFYLVDRTHKGLIRTFDLKHNTDTSFGKVVSNKTNMFTDPEFSSAVDAHFYASEVYEYYKNVHQLESLDGKGGEIDSFVHYGLNCNNAFWDGQEILYGDGDKKNFKPFSCAKTIVGHELTHAVIQYSAGLEYEGQSGALNESFADVFGYFIAPNHWLIGEDVCVRGSRDGRIRSIKDPDKYNQAAHMKDYESLPITEEGDWGGVHYNSGIPNKAAYNTITKLGKEKTEQLYFRALKYYLTKKSQFTDAKKALQQAAKDLYGEDASKKVAEAWEAVGVN, encoded by the coding sequence ATGAAAAGTAAACTTATTTGTATCATCATGGTAATAGCTTTTCAGGCTCATTTCACTATGACGGTAAAAGCAGATTCTGTCGGGGAAGAAAAACTTCAAAATAATACACAAGCCAAAAAGACCCCTGCTGATTTAAAAGCTTTGCCAGATTCCTGCGAAGCAAAAGATTTTTATAAAAATTTTAAAATTCTTGATATGACAAAAGATAAGCTAGGCGTTACGCATTATACGCTCGCGCTAAGTTCTGGTGGTTACTTGACCGATAATGATGAAATCAAGGTCCACGTCACACCGGATAATAAAATCACTTTCATAAATGGAGATTTGCAGCAAGGACAGCTTAGGATTACTAATCAAATAAAAATTACAGAAAAAAATGCTATCGAAAAAGCATTTGAAGCCATCGGTCAGAGTGAAGCTCATGTGAAAAGTTATGTCGGAAACCCAGTGAAAGAAAAAGAAATCATCCTCAATTCCAGAACAAAACGCTTAGTTTATAATATAAAATTAATTTTTGCTGAGCCGGAAGTTGCGAGTTGGATTGTTCAAGTGGACGCAGAAACCGGCGCAATTTTAAAAAAGCAAAATATGCTTTCCGAGGTAGAACGGGCTGATACCCACAAAGATTTTCAAGCGCTTGGTAAAGGAGCCAACCGATTGCTCCAGAGGCCACTACATGTCATGAAAATTAATGACCTATTTTACTTAGTGGATAGAACTCATAAAGGACTCATAAGAACTTTTGATTTAAAACATAATACCGACACTTCGTTTGGGAAAGTGGTATCAAATAAAACGAATATGTTTACGGATCCAGAATTTAGTTCCGCAGTGGATGCTCATTTTTACGCAAGTGAAGTGTACGAATACTATAAAAATGTCCACCAACTAGAGAGTCTAGATGGTAAAGGTGGAGAAATTGATTCGTTTGTCCATTATGGCTTGAATTGCAATAATGCCTTTTGGGATGGCCAAGAAATTCTTTATGGAGATGGGGACAAAAAGAATTTCAAACCATTTTCATGCGCCAAAACTATTGTTGGTCATGAACTAACGCATGCAGTTATCCAGTATTCGGCGGGATTGGAATACGAAGGGCAATCAGGTGCGCTAAACGAGTCGTTCGCCGATGTTTTTGGTTATTTTATTGCGCCAAATCATTGGTTGATTGGTGAGGATGTCTGTGTGCGTGGGTCGCGAGATGGGCGAATAAGAAGCATTAAAGATCCTGACAAATATAATCAAGCGGCTCATATGAAGGATTACGAATCGCTTCCAATCACAGAGGAAGGCGACTGGGGCGGAGTTCATTATAATAGTGGTATCCCGAATAAAGCAGCCTATAATACTATCACTAAACTTGGAAAAGAAAAAACAGAACAGCTTTATTTTCGCGCCTTAAAGTACTATTTAACGAAAAAATCCCAGTTTACCGATGCGAAAAAAGCGCTTCAACAAGCAGCGAAAGATTTATATGGTGAAGATGCTTCTAAAAAAGTTGCTGAAGCTTGGGAAGCAGTTGGGGTTAACTGA
- the plcB gene encoding phosphatidylcholine phospholipase C produces the protein MKFKNVVLGMCLTASVLVFPVTIKANACCDEYLQTPAAPHDIDSKLPHKLSWSADNPTNTDVNTHYWLFKQAEKILAKDVNHMRANLMNELKKFDKQIAQGIYDADHKNPYYDTSTFLSHFYNPDRDNTYLPGFANAKITGAKYFNQSVTDYREGKFDTAFYKLGLAIHYYTDISQPMHANNFTAISYPPGYHCAYENYVDTIKHNYQATEDMVAKRFCSDDVKDWLYENAKRAKADYPKIVNAKTKKSYLVGNSEWKKDTVEPTGARLRDSQQTLAGFLEFWSKKTNE, from the coding sequence ATGAAATTCAAAAATGTGGTTCTAGGTATGTGCTTGACCGCAAGTGTTCTAGTCTTTCCGGTAACGATAAAAGCAAATGCCTGTTGTGATGAATACTTACAAACACCCGCAGCTCCGCATGATATTGACAGCAAATTACCACATAAACTTAGTTGGTCCGCGGATAACCCGACAAATACTGACGTAAATACGCACTATTGGCTTTTTAAACAAGCGGAAAAAATACTAGCTAAAGATGTAAATCATATGCGAGCTAATTTAATGAATGAACTTAAAAAATTCGATAAACAAATAGCTCAAGGAATATATGATGCGGATCATAAAAATCCATATTATGATACTAGTACATTTTTATCTCATTTTTATAATCCTGATAGAGATAATACTTATTTGCCGGGTTTTGCTAATGCGAAAATAACAGGAGCAAAGTATTTCAATCAATCGGTGACTGATTACCGAGAAGGGAAATTTGACACAGCGTTTTATAAATTAGGCCTAGCAATCCATTATTATACGGATATTAGTCAACCTATGCACGCCAATAATTTTACCGCAATATCATACCCTCCAGGCTACCACTGTGCATATGAAAATTACGTAGATACCATTAAACACAATTATCAAGCAACGGAAGACATGGTAGCAAAAAGATTTTGCTCAGATGACGTGAAAGACTGGCTCTATGAAAATGCGAAAAGGGCGAAAGCGGACTACCCGAAAATAGTCAATGCGAAAACTAAAAAATCATATTTAGTAGGAAATTCCGAATGGAAAAAGGATACAGTGGAACCTACTGGAGCTAGACTAAGAGATTCACAGCAAACTTTGGCAGGTTTTTTAGAATTTTGGTCTAAAAAAACAAATGAATAA
- the orfX gene encoding nucleomodulin OrfX, with amino-acid sequence MYIKGRLIFFFVMFVIALCSVLILLIIKISVWKDEPFHLSDAKEIECLGSCEIKNTNQKIHFFSIKENLFEEKGDIAGILNEDEQKVADKSIFIVILDDEKGIANEE; translated from the coding sequence ATGTATATAAAAGGGAGGTTAATCTTTTTCTTTGTAATGTTTGTAATCGCGCTATGTTCCGTATTAATATTGCTTATAATAAAAATAAGCGTATGGAAAGATGAACCATTTCATTTAAGCGATGCAAAGGAGATTGAGTGTCTTGGAAGTTGTGAAATAAAAAATACTAATCAAAAAATCCATTTCTTCTCCATAAAAGAGAATTTGTTTGAGGAAAAGGGTGATATAGCTGGAATTTTAAATGAAGACGAACAAAAAGTTGCTGATAAGTCCATTTTTATTGTTATTTTGGATGATGAAAAAGGGATTGCGAACGAAGAGTAA
- a CDS encoding YehR family lipoprotein produces the protein MKMLKKGTAVLFVMIMAVMLVACGDKEETKTYTLSQNGVDSKLTYTYKGDKVTKQTAENTMSYASLGVASKEDAEKMLKATSDKFQGIDGLKEKIEYKDDKAIETLEVDYTKISSEDMNKIPGMSSNGDTSKGISMEESAKMLESQGYKEVSK, from the coding sequence ATGAAAATGCTTAAAAAGGGTACCGCAGTTCTATTTGTAATGATCATGGCAGTTATGTTAGTCGCGTGTGGGGATAAAGAAGAAACGAAAACTTACACACTTTCCCAAAATGGTGTTGATTCTAAATTAACATACACATATAAGGGAGACAAAGTTACTAAACAAACAGCTGAAAATACAATGTCATATGCTTCGTTAGGTGTGGCTTCAAAAGAAGACGCTGAAAAAATGCTTAAAGCAACAAGCGATAAATTCCAAGGTATTGATGGTTTAAAAGAAAAGATTGAATATAAAGATGATAAAGCTATTGAAACACTAGAAGTAGATTACACTAAAATCTCTTCGGAAGATATGAACAAAATCCCTGGTATGTCTTCAAATGGTGATACTTCTAAAGGGATTAGCATGGAGGAATCTGCAAAAATGCTAGAATCCCAAGGCTATAAAGAAGTTTCAAAATAA
- a CDS encoding putative heavy metal-binding protein produces the protein MIVTTSPNIEGKQIIEYKKIVFGEVITGVNFMKDIGAGLRNFFGGRSQGYEDELINAREEAIREMEQRAKDIGANAVIGVDIDYEVLGADNGMLMVTASGTAVVIEAQDY, from the coding sequence ATGATTGTAACAACTTCACCAAATATTGAAGGCAAACAAATTATCGAATATAAAAAAATCGTTTTCGGCGAAGTCATCACTGGCGTTAACTTTATGAAAGATATTGGGGCTGGACTTCGAAATTTCTTCGGGGGCCGTTCGCAAGGCTATGAAGATGAACTTATTAATGCTCGCGAGGAAGCAATTCGTGAAATGGAACAACGTGCGAAAGATATTGGCGCAAATGCCGTTATCGGTGTTGATATTGATTATGAAGTGCTTGGAGCTGATAACGGAATGCTAATGGTCACTGCATCTGGTACAGCTGTTGTCATCGAAGCGCAAGATTATTAA
- a CDS encoding DNA alkylation repair protein, with protein MITFDQLDTELQALENPNTIKIFRNHGCPDSLDLYGLKIGDLKKIIRREKLTKNHELAVKLIESNNSDLIYLGLLAINPNKITTEQIEKWNIAFRETWSQLTFGLASIVSKRDDALLFAKTWIESDYDLTKSMGWQIYSEHINNLPEAETLLQRAKETLQTETNRTRYSMNGFIITCGIYKDDLHEKAMEAAKSVGKVHVNLGNTACKVPDAISYIEKARNRTK; from the coding sequence ATGATTACTTTTGACCAACTTGACACCGAGCTACAAGCCTTAGAAAACCCCAATACGATCAAAATTTTTCGTAATCACGGTTGTCCGGATTCATTAGATCTTTACGGACTAAAAATTGGTGATTTAAAGAAAATCATCCGCCGAGAAAAACTGACAAAAAATCACGAACTCGCCGTAAAACTGATTGAATCAAATAATAGTGACTTGATTTATCTCGGTTTGCTAGCAATTAATCCAAACAAAATAACCACCGAACAAATCGAAAAATGGAATATCGCTTTTCGCGAAACATGGTCACAACTAACTTTTGGACTAGCATCGATTGTAAGCAAACGTGATGATGCACTCCTTTTCGCCAAAACATGGATTGAAAGTGATTATGATTTAACTAAATCCATGGGCTGGCAGATTTACAGCGAACATATTAACAATTTGCCTGAAGCAGAGACATTACTTCAACGCGCGAAAGAAACGCTGCAAACAGAAACCAATAGAACCCGCTATTCAATGAACGGTTTTATTATCACTTGTGGAATTTACAAAGACGATTTGCACGAAAAAGCGATGGAAGCCGCGAAATCAGTCGGGAAAGTTCATGTAAACCTTGGAAATACAGCTTGTAAAGTTCCAGATGCTATTTCTTATATAGAAAAAGCGCGAAATCGTACGAAATAA
- a CDS encoding L-lactate dehydrogenase: MKDHQKIILVGDGAVGSSYAFACVNLSIGQEFGIIDIDKDRTIGDAMDLSHAVPFSTPKKIYSANYSDCHDADLVVVTAGTAQKPGETRLDLVNRNIKIMKGIVDEVMASGFDGIFLIASNPVDILTYATWKFSGLPKERVIGSGTSLDTARFRMSIADYLKVDARNVHGYILGEHGDTEFPAWSHTIVGGLPITEWISEDEQGAMDTIFVSVRDAAYEIINKKGATFYGVAAALARITKAILNNENAILPLSVYLDGHYGMNDIYIGAPAVVNRQGVRHIVEMNLNDKEKEQMKNSADTLKKVLDDAMKQID; this comes from the coding sequence ATGAAAGATCATCAAAAAATTATTTTAGTTGGCGACGGAGCAGTTGGTTCTAGTTACGCATTTGCTTGTGTAAATTTAAGCATTGGACAAGAATTCGGCATTATTGACATAGATAAAGACAGAACAATTGGGGATGCAATGGATTTAAGCCATGCCGTTCCATTTTCTACACCGAAGAAAATCTACTCAGCAAATTATAGCGACTGCCACGATGCGGACCTAGTTGTTGTAACTGCCGGTACTGCTCAAAAACCTGGTGAAACTCGTTTAGATCTAGTAAATCGTAATATCAAAATCATGAAAGGTATCGTGGATGAAGTTATGGCAAGCGGATTTGATGGTATCTTCTTAATCGCTTCTAACCCAGTAGACATCTTAACTTACGCTACATGGAAATTCTCAGGTCTTCCAAAAGAACGTGTTATCGGTTCTGGAACAAGCCTTGATACAGCACGTTTCCGTATGTCAATTGCTGACTATCTAAAAGTAGATGCTCGTAACGTCCATGGTTACATCCTTGGCGAACACGGCGATACAGAATTCCCAGCATGGAGCCACACAATTGTCGGCGGCCTTCCAATTACTGAATGGATTAGCGAAGATGAACAAGGTGCAATGGATACTATTTTCGTAAGTGTTCGTGATGCAGCTTATGAAATTATTAATAAAAAAGGCGCTACATTCTACGGCGTTGCTGCAGCTCTTGCTCGTATTACAAAAGCAATTCTAAATAACGAAAATGCGATTTTGCCACTTTCTGTTTATTTAGATGGCCATTACGGTATGAACGATATTTATATAGGTGCACCAGCAGTCGTTAACCGTCAAGGCGTTCGCCATATTGTTGAAATGAACTTAAATGACAAAGAAAAAGAACAAATGAAAAACTCCGCAGATACACTTAAAAAAGTTCTAGACGACGCAATGAAACAAATAGACTAA
- a CDS encoding 50S ribosomal protein L25/general stress protein Ctc yields the protein MATTLEVQKRETTQHSEVTRLRSEGKVPGIIYGYKSENVPVSVDSLELIKAVRDNGRNAVFSVTVDGKKLNVLLHEYQVDPLKDVLVHVDLLAVDMNEEVETDVRVVLVGDAPGVKAGGVLQQIIHDVKVSATPEKLPETIELDISSLEIGDVLTTNDLPENKDYVVQAEEEETVVTVSAPRAEEEPTTTEAPEPEAVHGKDEEPVE from the coding sequence ATGGCAACAACATTAGAGGTCCAGAAAAGAGAAACAACGCAACATTCAGAAGTAACGAGATTGCGTAGTGAAGGAAAAGTACCTGGAATTATTTATGGCTACAAATCGGAAAATGTTCCAGTTTCCGTTGATTCTTTGGAATTAATCAAAGCAGTTCGTGACAATGGTCGTAACGCCGTATTTTCAGTTACTGTGGACGGCAAGAAATTAAACGTTTTATTACATGAATATCAAGTGGACCCGTTAAAGGATGTTTTAGTACATGTTGATTTACTAGCGGTTGATATGAATGAAGAAGTTGAGACAGATGTTCGTGTGGTATTAGTTGGGGATGCACCGGGAGTTAAAGCTGGCGGCGTACTACAACAAATTATCCATGATGTAAAAGTTTCAGCAACACCAGAAAAATTACCAGAAACAATTGAATTAGACATTTCTTCATTAGAAATCGGTGATGTTTTAACAACGAACGACCTTCCGGAAAACAAAGATTATGTTGTGCAAGCTGAAGAAGAAGAAACGGTAGTAACTGTATCTGCTCCTCGTGCTGAAGAAGAACCAACGACTACGGAAGCACCTGAACCAGAAGCTGTACATGGTAAAGATGAAGAACCTGTTGAATAA
- a CDS encoding GNAT family N-acetyltransferase encodes MLDKSVPHISVIMVNHDATNYPEFHLPAGYSFCFYKDGLEEDWCRLQLETGQVLSMDSIRARFETEFGNEKEKLTKRCIFVKAPNGEIIGTAMLWDGNTFGKMESRIHWVAVLDSHGGKGIAKALLSKILGLNKSKFFYLTTQTGSYQAIYLYRKFGFEKYVGKTPENWKTVNFQEEKETAWQIIENKIAEHQA; translated from the coding sequence ATGCTTGATAAGTCAGTACCACATATTTCTGTTATTATGGTGAATCACGATGCTACAAATTATCCAGAGTTTCATTTACCTGCGGGATATTCTTTTTGCTTTTATAAAGATGGGTTGGAAGAAGACTGGTGTAGATTGCAATTAGAAACAGGACAAGTGCTTTCAATGGATAGTATTCGCGCTCGTTTTGAAACGGAATTTGGAAATGAAAAAGAAAAATTAACCAAGCGCTGCATCTTTGTAAAGGCCCCAAATGGAGAAATTATTGGAACGGCTATGCTTTGGGACGGAAATACATTTGGCAAAATGGAAAGCCGGATTCACTGGGTTGCAGTTCTTGACTCCCACGGCGGAAAAGGTATCGCAAAAGCTTTATTATCCAAAATTCTCGGCTTGAATAAAAGCAAATTTTTCTATTTAACAACGCAAACAGGTAGCTACCAAGCCATCTATTTATATCGGAAATTCGGTTTTGAAAAATACGTCGGAAAAACACCGGAAAATTGGAAAACAGTCAATTTTCAAGAGGAAAAGGAAACAGCCTGGCAAATTATCGAAAATAAAATTGCCGAACACCAAGCCTAG